The DNA sequence gggtaAGCCAGTGCTGAAGCTGTCACCACAGTCTcgggcggggggggggtgggaCTTGGATGCAGGGCAGGAAGAGGCACAGGGACACCTCTCAGACCTACTGAAGGTACCTGTGAAGAGGAGAGACCCAAGTGGTCGTCAAGGtatgaagaaatagaaaaccCCAGGGTCAGCAGCGGCTGTGTCAGGGTGCTGTCTACCGTTTTGTcagctgtgtctctgctttgGCAGAAGCGTGGAGAGGGTGTTCTCAGTGTGAGATGAATTGGGAGGATACAGGCGGCTGAGCACCTGCTTTGAAGTCAGTGTTTGCCCATGCTGGGCTGAAGCTGGGGAACCTGTGCACCGGGCCACAAGGGGACCCTGCAGGACACTGCCTCAtacccctctgctccctccccaggcaTGCTGCTGAGGCCACGGCGTGTGAGGTTGGAGGCACGGAACTTCCAcgtctggctgtgctgggagccagaCCCCAGCTtacccagctctgccacctaTGAGGTGGAGTGGAGGAACAGGtaggaggggaggaggggggtgAAGGGCTCTGGTCCTCTTACACCCTGGCAGGGACTGTTGGGGACCCCTGGCAGCCAGAGGACTGTTGTCTGGCAGTAAATGCCACAGAGGAACAGAGCAGTGGAGTTGGCAGGGATTGGCTTGTCCTACCCCTGCACATGCAAGGTCAGTCAGGATTGTGTCCTGGTGGGTTTTGAACAGCTTCAGGACAACATCCCTGGACAGCTTGGTCCCTTTCCTGGTCACTCTCCCAGTAACAAACTAAGGGGTTGCTTTTGGACTGGGgttttggatttggtttttttttttatgctaaaTAGGATGTCCTGTATTTCAACTTGTGTCCACTGCCTCTTGTCCTTTTGCTGGGCACCACCACCCAAAGTCACCTTTCTCTGAGGCTCAAGCTGTCACTACTTGCTCAGTTTCCCTTGTACCACAAAACCTCAACTCCTTGGTTGGTTCTCCCTGCCACGGCTGTATGTTTTCTCATTGTGGAGAGCACAGGTCAGGGCACAGTGCCAGATACCATCTGTCCCCAGGAGGGAGTCAACTTGCTGGTGACCCCCCTCCTCACACATCCCGGGACACTGTTGGCTGACACCTGGGCTTTCCTACACTTCCCACCTGGGCAGGATGGCGGTGGCTGGGCAGCCCTCCCTTTGGGCTGGGAGGATGTTGAAAAGAAGCAATCCCTGTGCTTTCTCCCTGGGCAGAACCTCGAACTGGACCAAGGCAGGTGCCTGTGGGAGGCACAGCAGAAACTCCCAGGGCTGTGAGCTGTATTTTGACAGGATTCATGATATCTACTGGGCACGGGTGAGAGTGGTGGCCGGAGGTGAGCAGTCCGAGTGGGCCAGTTCCAGTGAGCTGCAGCTGTACAGAGACAGTAAGGACCGGGGAGCTCCTCCAGTTGGGCTCTTCTTGGGGGGCCAGTGGGGGAGAGGGGAACTTGGAGAGATTTGATGGGATACAGTGGGAAAGCATATTGGGATACTGGAGGGAAAAGAGTCAAGAGTCCTTGGCAGAGGAAAAGGATGAGGGAGGGCTGGGTGAAGAGCAAAAGGACAGAGGAGACAGTGAGGTGATTGGTAGGAGGCCCCAGGCCAGCAAGGCACCGTGAGACTTTGGGTCTCTGGGGAATGCAGTGAGATGGGGCAGGAAAGAGAATATGCCTCCAGGCTTGGCTTTTGAAAGGCTCACCTTCCTCCCCTGTCATGGTCTGGGATGAagctggtgctggcagggccAGACCCTCTGGTGATCCATTCATCCTGACTACTGTGTTTGCCAGGTGTGGGGAATGTGCCTCTTCTCAGTCACAGACTGGCTGTTCTGGCCAAAAGACCTAGCAGTCTCTTGGAGCTAGAAAATTTTCAGGACCCTCCTCTGACCTCCATCACAGGGGTTGCTGCAATAAACAGAACGTGTGAGCTAAATGGGTTCTATATTGGCGCTCTGTGTTCCCTTGTTCATTCCCTCTGCATCCAACTGGCATGAAAGTGGGTGCATTCAGTTAAAAAGTGATTGCTGGCCTTGGCAGTGGTCTCCAGGCCCTGGTGGATGGCTCAGGGGTGAAGGTCTCAGCAGAGGGAGCCAGTGGTGCCACAGGTCTTTCGGTGTGAAGGGGAGGCAGAAGCAGTGCTAGCTGTCATGAAAATGTGGTGGCTGCCATTCCTAGAGCTGGTTTCAGAGCACAAAGTGCCATCAGGCAAAACCTGAGGAGCTTTTGTGCTTTGAGAGGGGAATGtcatacagaaaaatataatttctagaGAAACAAGATGTCTACCTTCCTTTGAAGGtcttaattttcaattttttccacttccctaCAGCAATTGTTGGCCCCCCCAAGTTGTCCTTTCTGCTCCAGGACCAAACTCTCAGCGTAAACATCACCACACCACTCACTCCCTACCGGAGAAGAACTGGTTCCTACAAGCGAGTCAACCAAGTGCTGCTGAAGCTGTGGTACTGGCTGCACCTGTACGAGGGGGACCTGCTTGTCCAGCAGGTGTGTGTGGTAGCTGGGCAGGGCCCAGAGGTGCAGGGCttgcacaagctttcctggtGCATCAAAGCCACCATCTCAGGTTGCAGTGGTGTGGGGGTGCCTGcgctgcagccctgcccacaCCTGGCTGTGCAGGTGTGAGGTGCTCTGCACCCCCAGTCTGGGGCTCCCACCTCAGCGAGGCAGGAGACCACTTCCCTCCCCTGGGTAAGAAGAACTGGACTGGCCTATTCAGATGAAAGGTGATGCCACAGGTGCTTCAGGAGATGCTCTGGGACCCGAACACCTTCTGTGGCAAAGAACTGAGGGTTGGAGGTGCCGGGGAGGAGGGACCATAGGGCAAATGGGATGTTgaggctgcacagagcagtggaGCCATGCACAAACCCCACCTCTGGCTTCTGTGGCCACCTGTCCCATCTGCTTTCAGGTGCCCTGCAAATGGAGGAGCGAGGAAGTGCCTTGCACCTTTGGGCACCTGAAGCCCAGCACACAGTACTGTGTCCAGACAATGGCTGCAGACATTGCCAGGGAGCGGAGCCAGGAGGCTGAGCGGTGCCTGGTGACTCCAGCAGCCCCTTCAGGTGCGAGGACTCTCACCAACTCAGCTGGCATGGTTGCATCTCAGGCCCTGCTCACAGCACAAACTTGTGTGGAGGTGTGAGTACCTCACCCCCAGCCACTGTGGTCAGGGCTGTGGCCCAGTGCTGCCCAGTGGGGACCTCTCATAGCGATGCTTTCTTGTCATCTGCCTTGGGCTTGCCTCCTGAAACACCCCAGTGTGGCATGGAAGGGAAACACTGATAGagggtggggtgggagggatgTGCTTGAGTGAcccctcagcctgctgtgatGTCCTGGTAGGTTTTTCATggctccctgctgtgctgagtgtcttcttcctcctgctgctgctcctaaGTGTGGTCGGATTCTGCTTCATGTGGCAGCATGTCTTTCCCAATCCTGCAGAGACGTGCCTCCCAAAAGCACTGGTGAGTGACGatcctcctccagcctccacCTTGTGTGTAGCCATAGCCAAGCCAGGGTGCTGAGCCCTGCATTTGCAAGGGCTCAGCACCTCCTTTCCACTAACTCTCACATCACCAAGCCAATTTTGGTTCCCAGGTGCCTCCCCTGCCATCTGAACCACTGTCCCCCAAGAAGCAGGTACTGGTGGAGGGCATTGGCCAGCCATGGGTCACAGCAGAGGATGGTGTCTCAGGCAGTGTAGCCCTTGATGTTCAGCATAGTTTGTCACAACCGCCTAGCTGGCAGGGCTTTGGCCAGCTGAGGCTGACCATGTCACTGCTTTTGATCTTGCAGGCTCTCCAGAAGAGCGAGGTGAGTGTGACCATGCAGGTGCCTCCACTCCAGCTTGAGGAGGaccccctggcccagctcctgcagactgCGCTCCCCTCCCACAGGCCACCCACAGCTGTGCAGGCATCAGCCACGGTCCCACAGCTCCTCCAAGGCCTTGCCCAGGATGTGAGTGGCTACTGTGCCAATGGGTTTGGCCCAAACTGCACTGAGGGAAGGGAGCCATCCTGCACCCACAGTCAGCTGGGGCATGCCTTAGCTTCCCAGGTCCCCTCACAGCTGAAGAAGGATGGGGAGGCAGGTCATGGGGATGATTTGCCACAGCAGCTGGTGCTAGTGGGACTGGCTGGACACAGCTACATaggtgacagggacagccagaTACCTGAGATATTGCTCCCCCTGCACCTCCAGCTTTATTCTAAATGCCAGTGCCCAGTCCTGGGAGCAGGCAGCCACCTTCCTCTGCCCGTGCCAAGCacaagctgcagccaggagtacctgcagcaggagagTCTTGGCACAGCTGAGCACTGGATCCGACTCAGCTCCGTGAAGCTCCTGGCCAGTgtggaggcagagggagggcagCGCCTCTGTGCTCCCCAAGCCCTGCGTGGTGACAGGACTGAGCTAGAACAAGGTGACAGCACCATGCAGCGAGGCTACTCGGAGCAGGCAGAACCGTGtctctccagcccctgccagctgcCCCCCTCGCCCCGCAGGGTCCTGCGGCCAGCTGCCTCATCCGGCTACGAGCCACGGCCCCCCATCCAGCAGTGAGCCATAGGAGCGGGGCTCCCCGGcagcctccagctcccagcagagcccaagGCCCCTCGCTGAGCTCCCTGGCTGTGATGGCTGCGTGTCccaacctgctgctgcagggctggggatggcaCTGGGGCAGACTCTCAGAGGCAGGCAGAGACATATTCCGGGCACGGCCACTAAGGATCCGCCAAGGGATCCAGAGCTTTCCTCTGGGGCTTTGGTGCTTGAGACGCAGCATAAGGAGCATGCACCAACGCTGAGCCCCCAAAACTCTTATCTAGAGATGTGTCTGTATGTGTGCATGTATGGTACAGTAGCTATACtaatgtatatacatatatatttataaagctctttaataaaaaaatattggggTTTTTACTTCTGTGGAAATGTTGATTCTGTGCTGGAGTTGTTTTTAAATATCACTAATTTATTCTAGAAATCTGGCTTCTCTATCCATTGTTTCTGTGTTACAGACCCAGCAAGGCCCTTCCCTGTGCAGCAGTCAGGGAAGGCACAGGGTAAACTTGGGGTTTTCCAGGCAGGAAATTGCACCCACAATCTCTGTCTTGCTATCCTGTGGGAAAAGAGTGGTTTTAGCACCATGGGATACATTTAAtattcctgctgccagcactggggtgATTTATGGCTGAgaagccctgccctgcagttGTCCCTCAGGATGTATTTTGAGGCTGTGCCTGAAGCCACAGAGGCGAGGGGAAACCTCCTGCTGTGTCGCAGGTTGGGATCAGTGGAGTCAAAATGCAGTGAGAAATCCAGGCTCTTGGACTCACAAAAATTACTCTGGATCTGGGAACAGGAGACAAACTGGTGTCTAGTGTCCAGGCAGCTGGTAGAGGGGATGGATGTACGCTGCTGCCAGTCTTGGGGAGCCtttggggctgtgcagggtCATGTTCCAACCCTGTGAGTCACTCCTGACACCCCAGCCGTTTCCATCCCTGCCTCGTACTGCAGGCTGACCCCTGTAGCCCAAAAGGGTCCATgagggagcagagatccacctccAGTTTAGGGAAAACCCCATACCAGATGCCCAAAGGAGGCCATGACTCTATGGGAAGATCATGACTGGAGCAAGCTCCTGGCAGGCCCAAGCTGACACAGGTTTGCTAAAGGGGATTGGGACCTTGTAGGGAGAGTGATGGAGCAGCTTTAGGGTATGTCTGGCATCTGGCCCAGGTCAATCTCTCACAGTCAATGTGAGGACATGTCATGTATTGAAGAAATTGAGCTcaattaacacaaaaaaaaaaaaaaaaaaaaaaaaaaggaaagagacagTCCCAAGAGCTGCTTGAGGAACACGTTACCCATATGCTTTTTTCTACCTATGAAGTTGGTGTCCAGTTGCCATCTCCTTTGTCCCTCACAGTCTCTGATCTGCCTCAAGGTCATGGTCAAGCCCTGCATGCCTGCAGCCCTGTTTGATCAATTGCCTCATTCCCATAGCCCACAGGGCCTCCAACCCCACACCACTCTGCATGGTCCCAGGCAAGGCACCTCTTAGCAGGAGCATCAGTCAGAGCTGTTGTTTGTGCCACAGGCTCTGGGCAGGAGCCACATGCCAGGGAGGAGCTTGTCCAGGCCCAGCAGAGTGTCCATCGTGTTGCTCCAGCCCAGTCCTGGGTGGTTTGCCAGGACACTGGACCAGTGCAATGGGACCAGCCtggctcccacagctgctgtgttgtgggagctgggcttgcaCTGGGGCACGAGCGGTGCTCTGATCACAGCTGGCCAGgtctctgcagctctgaggaggaCCAGCTCTTTCCTGAGTCTGTGGCAGGACAAGGGTGCTGGGGTCCCCATGGGGGATTTAGGCAGTCACTCACTGGCAGCAGGGGTTTGCCCTGGCCCAGGGGTGGTTGCACAGCTGGAACATTCCGACTCACATGAAAGAGTTGTTCATGGGGAGTGGAAAAAGACAGAAGGGTTGTGACATTTCAAGATGCCATCAGCAGCTGAAGTTTCCGAGTGGATGCGAGAGGGGGTTTCTGCTTTGCCTCAGAGGTGCGAGTAGCATGTGGGTTTCTGCAGAACCACAGAGAAAAAGTGCAACATTCACTGTGGGGTGAGGTCCCAGCATGTCCCAGGAGAGACCTGTTCACCACTATGTGCAGTGTGGGGTCTGAATTAGATCCCACTTTGGTCTGCCTGGCAGGTTGTTATGTGCTGAACAGGACTGGACTGTGCTGGAGGATGGACCTGGGTCAGGGGtaagcccccagccccaggcaggtcTGCGCAGGACACCGGACCAGTCCCTCCATCACCAGTGCAGCCCCAGTCATGCGCATACAGCCGGGTCCTCCTTCAGCATTCCATGCTCCCTCCACAGCCTGGAAAGGGGTGAGCCAGCGACTGGGCCTTAGGTACCCAGCCCATCCTACAGCAGCATCCTCTTGGAGGTCAGATGCCATCTCTGGTGCTGGCCTCAGGCCATGGCACAGCGCTGtgcctgcaggtgctgctgcgGGGGCTGGCGAAAGCTCTGACTCACCACGATCTATCCgctgctcctgcttctctccGTGGTGTTTTCAGATTCTGCTGGTGCCAGATCAAAGCAACAAGAGGGATGCCACTGCAAACAGCTCTTTATTAGAAACAGTGGGTTTAGGACTGTGCAAGAGCTTATTTCTTATTACTAATTCTCAGAGAGCGGAGCTGCCAGCCTATGAAAATGGTGCACAGTGGAAAATTGCTCTCTGGGGGCTAACGGGGCTTTCACAGTCACTGAGTGCGAAGCATCGTACCTGACAACCATGAGAGATCTGGTGGCCTCTGAAACGATGGGGGAAAACCATTTGCCAAGATATTTTCCAGTATCTGCCAGTacccagcaccatccccatttgcctttgaaaaccatgggaggcagagctgcaaacaGCAGGGTCTGCTCTGAGCCTGTGCCCACTCTGCTCTGTCTGCTTTCTCTCCtgcctgtcactgcagctgccctgACACCCCTCTGGGACAGCCCAGAgacaccccaaatcctcacAGTCCCCTCAAGTGCTGTCCAGCACATCTGTGTATATGGCAAAGACCTGGAATCTCACTAAGGCCCTGTCACTCAGCCTCCCTGTGCAAGCTGCCTTTGTGATGGGTCTGTAGCTCTAGGTAGGTCCCTGAAGcagaacagaacagcagcatCACAGCTGTCCTGCTGGACCCCATCCTTCAGCCCCAGAAGTCTTCGTGGGTTGACAGGTCTGAGCTGCAACATCCAGGCCACTGactcctgcagcacctccctctCAGTGGCGTTAGCTGCTTGCCTTGGTCAGGAAGCCCACCAGGATGTGGGTGGGGACTGTGAGAGCCCCAGAAGCTGGAGCCTGAGTGTGGTGTGTTTAGAGGATGTGCATGAAGAGGGCTGCAGGCTGACAGGCTGCAGAGAAGTGAATTTGGTGGCTCAGACCTGTGTGGTTTCTCTCCAGGCAGGAGCTTTCCTGCAATTCAGTGGACTGGGACCCAAGCAGGGTGATTGGGATGTTCAGGTCACCCAAGGGGACTGTAGAGTAAAACTGGTCCTACTTCATGTGCTGGTCTATGCGTGCTCTCACCTGGGGATGCGTGGCAAGTGTCTGCACTGAGGTGCCAAGGGCACCCTGACAGAGTCATATACCATCTAGCTTGGTCACTAGGTGCCCTTACTCTGCAGGACAAGCTCCCCTGTGTTGTCCTCACCGCTCACCACTGCTCTTCTCAGGGTCTGTGACATACGGCCAGGTCCTGTGCTTCCCATCCTTCAGATGCATGCCAGGGGATTTCTGCTCCTGTAGCCCATGGGAACGGCAGCTCAGCTCAACACTTTCCCACTTTCCTGGCACTGCTCCAGTAGCCCTCTGCCCCCTAGGATCATTCATGCTCCTGGTGACAGACAGGACCAGCACGCTGCCCTCTGAGTTGGGTGCGTATTGGCTCACGATGCACTCTGAGTTTGTGGGGGGGATGTTGTGTGCTTCCTCCTCATGGCACCACAGCAAACGGCATGAGCCTGTCTccatcatttttcattctgtgacATGAAACCTGGCAGGATTCT is a window from the Vidua macroura isolate BioBank_ID:100142 chromosome 14, ASM2450914v1, whole genome shotgun sequence genome containing:
- the LOC128814296 gene encoding uncharacterized protein LOC128814296 isoform X3, which gives rise to MAVAGQPSLWAGRMLKRSNPCAFSLGRTSNWTKAGACGRHSRNSQGCELYFDRIHDIYWARVRVVAGGEQSEWASSSELQLYRDTIVGPPKLSFLLQDQTLSVNITTPLTPYRRRTGSYKRVNQVLLKLWYWLHLYEGDLLVQQVPCKWRSEEVPCTFGHLKPSTQYCVQTMAADIARERSQEAERCLVTPAAPSGFSWLPAVLSVFFLLLLLLSVVGFCFMWQHVFPNPAETCLPKALALQKSEVSVTMQVPPLQLEEDPLAQLLQTALPSHRPPTAVQASATVPQLLQGLAQDVSGYCANGFGPNCTEGREPSCTHSQLGHALASQVPSQLKKDGEAGHGDDLPQQLVLVGLAGHSYIGDRDSQIPEILLPLHLQLYSKCQCPVLGAGSHLPLPVPSTSCSQEYLQQESLGTAEHWIRLSSVKLLASVEAEGGQRLCAPQALRGDRTELEQGDSTMQRGYSEQAEPCLSSPCQLPPSPRRVLRPAASSGYEPRPPIQQ
- the LOC128814296 gene encoding uncharacterized protein LOC128814296 isoform X1, with translation MGCGRMSPALLLLLFLASCSLLQGMLLRPRRVRLEARNFHVWLCWEPDPSLPSSATYEVEWRNRTSNWTKAGACGRHSRNSQGCELYFDRIHDIYWARVRVVAGGEQSEWASSSELQLYRDTIVGPPKLSFLLQDQTLSVNITTPLTPYRRRTGSYKRVNQVLLKLWYWLHLYEGDLLVQQVPCKWRSEEVPCTFGHLKPSTQYCVQTMAADIARERSQEAERCLVTPAAPSGFSWLPAVLSVFFLLLLLLSVVGFCFMWQHVFPNPAETCLPKALALQKSEVSVTMQVPPLQLEEDPLAQLLQTALPSHRPPTAVQASATVPQLLQGLAQDVSGYCANGFGPNCTEGREPSCTHSQLGHALASQVPSQLKKDGEAGHGDDLPQQLVLVGLAGHSYIGDRDSQIPEILLPLHLQLYSKCQCPVLGAGSHLPLPVPSTSCSQEYLQQESLGTAEHWIRLSSVKLLASVEAEGGQRLCAPQALRGDRTELEQGDSTMQRGYSEQAEPCLSSPCQLPPSPRRVLRPAASSGYEPRPPIQQ
- the LOC128814296 gene encoding uncharacterized protein LOC128814296 isoform X2; protein product: MGCGRMSPALLLLLFLASCSLLQGMLLRPRRVRLEARNFHVWLCWEPDPSLPSSATYEVEWRNRTSNWTKAGACGRHSRNSQGCELYFDRIHDIYWARVRVVAGAIVGPPKLSFLLQDQTLSVNITTPLTPYRRRTGSYKRVNQVLLKLWYWLHLYEGDLLVQQVPCKWRSEEVPCTFGHLKPSTQYCVQTMAADIARERSQEAERCLVTPAAPSGFSWLPAVLSVFFLLLLLLSVVGFCFMWQHVFPNPAETCLPKALALQKSEVSVTMQVPPLQLEEDPLAQLLQTALPSHRPPTAVQASATVPQLLQGLAQDVSGYCANGFGPNCTEGREPSCTHSQLGHALASQVPSQLKKDGEAGHGDDLPQQLVLVGLAGHSYIGDRDSQIPEILLPLHLQLYSKCQCPVLGAGSHLPLPVPSTSCSQEYLQQESLGTAEHWIRLSSVKLLASVEAEGGQRLCAPQALRGDRTELEQGDSTMQRGYSEQAEPCLSSPCQLPPSPRRVLRPAASSGYEPRPPIQQ